DNA from Lentibacillus amyloliquefaciens:
ATAAATAAAGGGCGGTCGGCCAACCGCAAAAACCGTCTCCTCCAGCTACTATAATGTTCACGTCACTTACCTCCAGTTATTAAGGTTCTATTAATAGATTTTAATGTTTCAGCATAGAAGTGTCATGTTTGCACTCCACTGACGATTATATATCCATCTTAAAAATTATCATTTTATCGGCTGGTTTACAAATGATATAAGAAAAAAATCATATGAACTACCAAGATAACAGGATTACTCGAGTATTCTTCCATACGATATATATTTTTAAAGAACTACTTTCATACTCAATTAACCCTGATACTTTATATTCTATTTTCTCATCTTTTATGACGCCGGACAACTTTTAAACCCTTGGAAAATATCAGCAATACAATTCATTTAACGCTTCAATCGCTTTGACAAACATTTTTCTTTGCTCGCCGGCAATACTTGCTTCAATATCGTATCAGCTGACTTCACAATATTAAAGGTTACGCTTTTTTCTGCTGATTGACAAGCAATTGACGATAGGCTTCCGATTCCTGTTCCATACCCATTTTTTGATACATTTTCGCCAGCCATTTCAGCGGTTCCGGTTCATCAGGTTTCAGTTCTGTCTCCCAGCTGAAGCAATCGATTGCCTCATCATACTGCCTGAATTCATAATACAATTCACCAAGCTGCTGCATCCGATCCAGATCATCATTGAATTTTATGAGAGCATCCATTTTCTGATAAACAGGATGAACCGCCCGATACTCTATAAGAGGGTTCAGCATTTCTTTAATTTCAGACGGATTGTATGTTTCGAGAAGCACTGCAGCGTAATTATGAATAAGTTGCTCTGCGACTTTCGCATCTAAAGAAATGGTTAATTCAAACAGGCTTTTTAGTTTTTCAGGAGAAAATGAACGGGAATTCAGGTCCAATTGTTCAAGCATTTTCCGCATTGACTCAGTATCCTGAACAGGTACATTTACCCCGTTATTAACATATATATTTAGTACATCGTCAATGTTATTCATGTCAACGTATACTTGCAGAAGATCATGGTTGAGCGGGGCGTAACGTGGCTGTTGTTCATAAAGGGCTCCGAGGAAATTCATCATGTGTTCATCATCCAACTTCTGGTCCAGCTGGCCTTTCAGGAAGGCGTAGTTGCCATCTGAGGGATTATCAATAAATCTTTCCCCATATAAAGCGATCATTTCCATCCATCGTGATTGGTCGTTCAAGAGCGCAGTTAGCCGCTGGAAATAATCGTCCCCTCGCTTGCCATCATAAAACACTTTTTCAGCAAAAATTAAATCCTGATCTAATACGTTTTCAGACTGATCATGATACAATTTCGCGTATTGCCTGTAATTCCAATCATTGGATAGTTCTTTGACCAAACTGTGATCCGGGGCAAAGTCCATCAATACGCGGACAATCTTGTAGGCTAAAAAATTCTGCCCATTCCGGCGATAACTGTAAAAGATGGATTTGATTTCGTTAAATAATCGTTTTTTTGAAATGAATGATTCAAAAAATGTCAGGATAAATGCTTTTTCATGAGGAGTGTGTTGTTTATCAAGCTTTTTAAGAAGCGGATCGAAGCGTGTGATGCGGTGCGGTTGACGGGAAGCCAGCAGTTCATCGATAAACGGGTGCGGAGCGTTAAATACCATCCCCTGCTTGAAAGCAGATGCGATGAATGAATGGCGTTTCAGCTTTTTTGCTTTGGCGGCCGTGAGGAATTCGTGTTTGTAAAAAAACAGATAATACGTCTCGTTATGTTTGCTAAAGGCTTCTATGATCCCCGAGCCAAGATACAGTGCTACACGTTCAGCGTGCAATTCAACCGGTTTTTGACTGCTTGTATAAATATGAAGCGGATTTGTGCGCATACATTATTTCACCTGACCTTTTTTAATTATTGTAACATACACGACCGTTCTTGACGTCCGTGAAAAACAGCAAGACTCCTAGCCGATATGACCGGAGTCTGAGCTGTAGCGTTCCATTCGCGGCCGGGACACCCATTCAACAAATTTTCGCATTTTCAGATAGGTATATTCAAAAATCGGGCTTTGGATAAATGTAAAAATAAACGTGAAGATGAATACCGGTCCGCCCAATATCAGCCCGATTACCAAAATGCCGCTTTCAACAATGATGCGAACTTTACCGATTGAAGCGCCGGTTTTATCAGAAATCGATAACATAAATCCGTCACGCGGTCCCGAACCGACACCAGCCGAATTATAAATGCCTCCGCCCAGTCCCATCACAATAATACCGGCAATAATAATGGCAACGTCCAACCAGCTGTTCATTGCTTCAGGGAGAAAATCGAGCCACATGTACATATCGACAAACACGCCAATCAGCACAGCGTTCAGAAATGTGCCGATTTTAATGTATGATTTATCAAGAATCCACGATATGATAATCAGCACAAAGGAAATAATAATCGCCCAGGAACCGATTGACAACCCGACGATATCAAATAAAGCCACGTTCAGTACATCCCAAGGGTGAATCCCCAGATGCTGCATATTAACCGTAATGGTGATTCCCAGACTGAAAATCAATATCCCGATAATATAAACAAACCATCTGAAGCCTTGAGCCATTTCAACCCGCCTTCTTTCTGCGCACTATTACGAAATATCTATTATATCATATTCATCTGCTCTTTACTTGTATCTGACTCATTTTTCAGACTTTAATCTGTTTGAATA
Protein-coding regions in this window:
- a CDS encoding YczE/YyaS/YitT family protein gives rise to the protein MAQGFRWFVYIIGILIFSLGITITVNMQHLGIHPWDVLNVALFDIVGLSIGSWAIIISFVLIIISWILDKSYIKIGTFLNAVLIGVFVDMYMWLDFLPEAMNSWLDVAIIIAGIIVMGLGGGIYNSAGVGSGPRDGFMLSISDKTGASIGKVRIIVESGILVIGLILGGPVFIFTFIFTFIQSPIFEYTYLKMRKFVEWVSRPRMERYSSDSGHIG